A genomic region of Danio aesculapii chromosome 21, fDanAes4.1, whole genome shotgun sequence contains the following coding sequences:
- the bhmt gene encoding betaine--homocysteine S-methyltransferase 1: MAPVGSKRGVLERLDAGEVVIGDGGFVFALEKRGYVKAGPWTPEAAAEHPEAVRQLHREFLRAGSNVMQTFTFYASDDKLENRGNKLSFTGQQINEAACDLAREVANEGDALVAGGVSQTPSYLSCKSEEEVKKTFKKQLDVFIKKNVDLLIAEYFEHVEEAEWAVQVLKATGKPVAATLCIGPDGDMHGVTPGECAVRLVKAGADIVGVNCHFDPLTCVKTVVMMKAAVEKAGLKAHYMTQPLAYHTPDCSCQGFIDLPEFPFALEPRILTRWEMQQYAREAYKAGIRYIGGCCGFEPYHIRAIAEELSAERGFLPEASHKHGLWGSGLEMHTKPWVRARARRDYWEKLKPASGRPLCSSMSTPDGWGVTRGDAALMQQKEATTAEQLRPLFQQADAKH, from the exons ATGGCACCAGTCGGATCCAAACGG GGTGTTTTAGAGCGCCTGGACGCGGGTGAGGTGGTGATTGGAGACGGAGGGTTCGTGTTCGCTCTGGAGAAGCGCGGGTATGTGAAGGCCGGACCCTggacaccagaggccgctgcggagcacccggaggccg TGCGGCAGCTGCACAGAGAGTTCCTGCGCGCCGGCTCAAATGTCATGCAGACGTTCACTTTCTACGCCAGTGACGACAAGCTGGAAAACAGAGGCAACAAACTGAGCTTCACT GGTCAGCAGATCAACGAGGCGGCCTGTGATCTGGCCAGAGAAGTGGCCAATGAGGGCGATGCGCTTGTGGCAGGCGGAGTCTCGCAGACACCTTCATACCTGAGCTGCAAGAGTGAGGAGGAGGTGAAGAAGACCTTCAAGAAACAGCTGGACGTCTTCATCAAGAAGAATGTAGACCTGCTGATCGCTGAG TACTTTGAGCATGTGGAGGAGGCTGAATGGGCCGTCCAGGTTCTGAAGGCCACAGGAAAGCCTGTAGCAGCGACTCTGTGTATTGGACCTGATGGAGACATGCATGGAGTTACACCTGGAGAGTGTGCCGTCAGACTGGTGAAAGCAG GAGCTGATATCGTGGGTGTGAACTGTCACTTTGACCCCCTGACCTGTGTGAAGACTGTGGTGATGATGAAGGCTGCAGTGGAGAAAGCGGGTCTGAAAGCGCATTATATGACGCAGCCGCTGGCATACCACACACCCGACTGCAGCTGCCAGGGCTTCATCGACCTGCCCGAGTTCCCATTcg ctcTGGAGCCGCGCATCCTGACGCGCTGGGAGATGCAGCAGTACGCCAGAGAGGCCTATAAAGCTGGAATCCGCTACATCGGTGGCTGTTGTGGGTTCGAGCCGTACCACATCCGCGCTATAGCTGAAGAGCTGTCGGCTGAGAGAGGATTCCTGCCTGAAGCCTCACACAAACACGGCCTGTGGGGCAGCGGCCTGGAGATGCACACCAAACCCTGGGTCAGGGCCAG ggcTCGCCGTGACTACTGGGAGAAGCTGAAGCCAGCGTCTGGTCGTCCTCTCTGCTCCTCCATGTCCACTCCAGACGGTTGGGGGGTCACCAGGGGTGACGCGGCCCTCATGCAGCAGAAAGAGGCCACCACGGCGGAGCAGCTGCGGCCACTGTTCCAGCAAGCGGATGCTAAACactga